In Vulpes lagopus strain Blue_001 chromosome 1, ASM1834538v1, whole genome shotgun sequence, a genomic segment contains:
- the LOC121493717 gene encoding 60S acidic ribosomal protein P2, which yields MRYVASYLLAALGGNTSPSAKDIKKILDSVGIEADDDRLNKVISELNGKNIEDVIAQGIGKLASVPAGGAVAVSAAPGSAAPAAGAAPAAAEEKKDEKKEESEESDDDMGFGLFD from the coding sequence ATGCGCTACGTCGCCTCCTACCTGCTGGCCGCCCTCGGGGGCAACACCTCCCCCAGCGCCAAGGATATCAAGAAGATCCTGGACAGCGTGGGCATCGAGGCGGACGATGACCGGCTCAACAAGGTCATCAGCGAGCTCAACGGGAAAAACATCGAGGACGTGATCGCTCAGGGTATTGGCAAGTTGGCCAGTGTGCCTGCTGGTGGGGCTGTGGCCGTGTCTGCCGCCCCAGGGTCTGCAGCtcctgctgctggtgctgccccAGCCGCAGCGGAGGAAAAGAAAGACGAGAAGAAAGAGGAGTCCGAGGAGTCAGACGACGACATGGGATTCGGCTTATTTGATTAG